From Roseibium alexandrii DFL-11, the proteins below share one genomic window:
- a CDS encoding aldo/keto reductase yields the protein MDRVKLNDTLEFSRLIYGMWRLGDDADTSPAHVERKIQSCLDQGITTFDQADIYGDYGAEAVLGGAMKANPSLRNKMEIITKCDIVAPCGRYADAKVKYYDTSRAHIDKSVEISLTEMAIETVDLLLIHRPDPFMDHHETGAALDDLVKSGKVKNIGVSNFRPWDWELLQSAMTNTLVTNQIEISLKEISPFTNGDLAFHQRLGTKLMAWSPLGGGSLISEGGKLGSVMDEIAHSFGVDRSAVAVAFLLAHPAHLMPVMGTNNLERIGKISDALKVKLDRETWYRLYEAALGNEVP from the coding sequence ATGGATCGCGTCAAACTTAACGACACGCTTGAATTTTCCCGCCTCATCTACGGCATGTGGCGGCTTGGCGACGATGCGGACACTTCTCCGGCTCATGTAGAACGGAAGATCCAGTCTTGCCTAGATCAGGGCATCACGACCTTCGATCAGGCGGATATCTACGGCGACTACGGTGCCGAAGCCGTGCTTGGCGGCGCGATGAAAGCCAATCCGTCTCTGCGGAACAAGATGGAGATCATCACCAAGTGTGACATCGTCGCTCCGTGTGGCCGGTATGCCGACGCCAAGGTGAAGTACTACGACACGTCGCGGGCTCACATTGATAAATCGGTCGAGATTTCTCTCACCGAAATGGCCATTGAGACGGTCGATCTTCTCCTGATCCACCGCCCGGATCCGTTCATGGATCATCATGAAACGGGTGCCGCGCTGGATGATCTGGTGAAGTCCGGCAAGGTGAAAAACATCGGCGTTTCGAACTTCCGTCCTTGGGACTGGGAACTCCTTCAATCCGCCATGACCAACACGCTAGTGACAAACCAGATCGAGATCTCCTTGAAGGAAATCTCGCCATTTACAAATGGCGATCTGGCCTTCCATCAGCGGCTCGGCACAAAACTGATGGCCTGGTCCCCGCTTGGTGGCGGATCTCTGATTTCGGAAGGCGGCAAGCTCGGGTCAGTGATGGACGAGATCGCACATTCCTTCGGTGTTGACCGCTCTGCAGTTGCTGTTGCGTTCCTTTTGGCGCATCCGGCACACCTCATGCCGGTCATGGGCACCAACAATCTGGAGCGTATCGGGAAAATCTCGGACGCGCTCAAAGTCAAACTTGACCGCGAAACCTGGTACCGCCTTTACGAGGCTGCCCTTGGAAACGAGGTTCCCTGA
- a CDS encoding flavin reductase family protein, which yields MTMQTADHTVTFAPHSENSRLLRDAFGRFATGVTVVTTHSEDGPVGITANSFSSVSTDPPLVLWMPDKGSRRFRYFEQAERYAIHVLSHEQAEICNGFVKNAHAFDQLTYQLCQNNVPLIENCLARFECKRFAAYEGGDHLIVLGEVMQAEMRTGDALTFFSGKLGQIAPK from the coding sequence ATGACCATGCAAACTGCAGATCACACCGTAACGTTCGCGCCGCATTCGGAAAACTCCCGGCTGTTGCGGGATGCCTTTGGCCGATTTGCGACCGGCGTCACGGTTGTGACCACCCATTCTGAAGACGGCCCGGTCGGGATCACCGCCAACAGCTTTTCTTCCGTCTCCACGGACCCGCCGCTGGTCCTCTGGATGCCGGACAAGGGCTCGCGCCGGTTCCGCTACTTCGAGCAAGCCGAACGCTATGCAATCCATGTTCTGAGCCACGAGCAGGCAGAGATCTGCAATGGGTTCGTCAAGAACGCACATGCTTTTGATCAGCTGACATACCAGCTTTGCCAGAACAACGTACCGCTGATCGAGAACTGCCTGGCGCGTTTCGAATGTAAGCGGTTTGCGGCGTATGAGGGCGGCGATCATTTGATTGTTCTGGGCGAAGTGATGCAGGCTGAAATGCGCACCGGGGATGCGCTGACATTTTTTTCCGGCAAACTCGGACAAATCGCGCCAAAGTAA
- a CDS encoding TRAP transporter small permease gives MGALLAVLKPLAFVNSHLLRIGRGIGVVAVALMVVAILIQVVARYGLNNALPWPDEAARFCMLWMTGLMAPTAFRRGGFVAIDTLVIMLPKILASVLSLFLLLVSLVVLLVAVQIGYAEVTGFGGRFATASLYVPGNLTLTEWIRVPRSWMMMSMFVGVILLALVNVELILRSLISLIGGKDHLPNIPDADMAGAD, from the coding sequence ATGGGGGCATTGCTGGCGGTTTTAAAACCGCTTGCCTTCGTCAATTCGCATCTTTTGCGGATCGGACGAGGGATCGGCGTCGTCGCCGTTGCGTTGATGGTGGTTGCGATCCTGATACAGGTCGTGGCCCGCTATGGGTTAAACAATGCCCTCCCCTGGCCTGATGAGGCCGCCCGTTTCTGCATGCTCTGGATGACCGGCTTGATGGCGCCAACCGCCTTCCGGCGCGGCGGGTTTGTTGCCATCGACACACTGGTAATCATGCTTCCGAAAATTCTGGCAAGTGTCCTGTCGCTGTTTCTCCTGTTGGTCTCCCTTGTTGTTCTGCTTGTTGCCGTTCAGATCGGCTACGCCGAGGTCACCGGTTTTGGCGGAAGGTTTGCAACCGCCTCTCTCTACGTTCCCGGCAATTTGACCTTGACCGAATGGATCCGGGTGCCGCGCAGCTGGATGATGATGTCGATGTTCGTTGGCGTCATCTTGCTCGCTCTGGTCAATGTTGAGCTCATTCTGCGCAGCCTGATTTCGCTGATTGGCGGCAAGGACCATCTGCCAAACATTCCGGATGCAGATATGGCGGGGGCGGACTGA
- a CDS encoding TRAP transporter large permease: MLIWFLPVFLTFLMIGLPVFFGLLAAPGILLWLNGQERDITLLYRNVYNGMDSFPLMAIPFFMLAGELMNKGGITMRLVEFSQALMGHLRGGLAHVNILSSMLFAGLSGSAVADTSALGSMLIPAMEKQGYTRKFAAAITAASSVIGPIIPPSGIMIIYAYVMGESVAALFLAGIVPGVMVGVGLMLMVKFMADKYDFPIASRKSTWAERGQASLKAFFPLLTPVIILGGILAGVFTPTEAAAVAVAYALFIGLFVLRTLKPHEIPGVLNRAGITSAVVLLLVGAAMAFKTVVSLSYAPQIMADFVLSLTENPLLLLFLINLLLFIVGMFLDAGPAIIILGPILGPIFLELGVDPIHFAIIMSVNLTIGLATPPMGLVLFVAASVSKERVETISKAILPFLAVEIAVIFLITYIPALSMTIPRLTGFAN; this comes from the coding sequence ATGCTGATTTGGTTCCTTCCTGTCTTCCTCACCTTCCTGATGATCGGTTTGCCGGTTTTCTTCGGCCTACTGGCAGCGCCCGGTATTCTGTTGTGGCTGAACGGTCAAGAGCGGGACATCACCCTGCTCTACCGCAACGTCTACAATGGCATGGACTCCTTTCCTCTCATGGCGATTCCGTTTTTCATGCTCGCAGGCGAGTTAATGAACAAAGGCGGCATCACCATGCGGCTGGTAGAGTTCTCTCAGGCGCTGATGGGCCACCTGCGCGGTGGGCTGGCTCACGTCAACATCCTCTCGTCGATGCTGTTTGCCGGCCTTTCCGGCTCAGCGGTTGCCGATACCTCTGCTCTTGGATCCATGCTGATCCCGGCCATGGAAAAGCAGGGCTACACCCGCAAGTTTGCAGCTGCGATTACAGCGGCCTCCTCGGTGATCGGACCGATCATTCCGCCCTCGGGAATCATGATCATCTATGCTTATGTCATGGGCGAAAGTGTTGCCGCGCTGTTCCTCGCCGGTATCGTTCCCGGTGTCATGGTCGGCGTCGGCCTGATGCTGATGGTCAAGTTCATGGCCGACAAGTACGACTTCCCTATTGCGTCCCGGAAGTCGACCTGGGCCGAACGTGGTCAGGCCTCTCTCAAGGCATTCTTCCCGCTTCTGACCCCGGTGATCATCCTTGGCGGCATTCTGGCCGGTGTCTTCACGCCCACAGAGGCCGCAGCGGTTGCCGTGGCATACGCGCTCTTCATCGGGCTGTTTGTTCTCAGAACCTTGAAGCCGCATGAAATTCCGGGCGTTTTGAACCGGGCTGGCATTACATCAGCCGTTGTGTTGCTGTTGGTCGGCGCCGCCATGGCCTTCAAAACCGTGGTCAGCCTCAGCTACGCGCCGCAGATCATGGCCGACTTCGTGCTTAGCCTGACCGAAAACCCGCTGCTCCTGCTGTTCCTGATCAACCTGCTTTTGTTCATCGTGGGTATGTTTCTGGATGCCGGACCGGCGATCATCATTCTTGGACCTATCCTTGGACCGATCTTTCTCGAACTGGGTGTTGATCCGATCCATTTTGCCATCATCATGAGCGTGAACCTGACCATTGGCCTGGCAACGCCTCCGATGGGGCTGGTCCTGTTTGTAGCAGCATCTGTCTCCAAGGAACGGGTGGAGACGATATCCAAGGCTATTCTGCCGTTTCTGGCGGTGGAGATCGCAGTGATCTTTCTGATCACTTACATTCCGGCACTTTCGATGACGATCCCGCGTCTGACCGGATTTGCCAACTGA
- a CDS encoding TRAP transporter substrate-binding protein: MLKSALKSLTVAAMLAGSALSATAADYTLRATANSNENDEDYDGLVVFKNFVEAASNGAIEVELFIGTQLCSNGAECLQGVAGGAIDVYISTSGGASGIFPYVQVLDLPYMMSDDRIAEHVLSGDFTRTMRNMALEDSDNMIRLMTIGNTGGWRNFANTKRRIAAPSDMEGLKIRTVVADLPQVLVKALGASPTPIPWPELFTSFQTGVVEGSKNGITDIMGMKFPDAGLQYVTLDGHAYMGALWWMNNEKFLSMPEDMRRVVVDGFYALQQATFASPKRKSIQAYEDFVAGGGDLYVPTPAEKAAFKEAASPVFDWFKENVDRGGEIFGALEEAVAAAEADVNGARDADLN; this comes from the coding sequence ATGCTCAAATCTGCCCTTAAATCCTTGACGGTCGCGGCGATGCTCGCCGGGTCCGCATTGAGTGCAACGGCGGCCGACTACACATTGCGCGCCACCGCAAACTCCAACGAAAACGATGAAGACTATGATGGTCTTGTCGTGTTCAAGAACTTCGTGGAAGCCGCTTCGAACGGTGCCATCGAGGTTGAACTCTTCATCGGCACGCAGCTGTGCTCCAACGGCGCAGAGTGCCTGCAAGGGGTCGCTGGTGGTGCCATCGATGTTTACATCTCCACATCCGGCGGCGCATCCGGCATCTTCCCGTATGTTCAGGTTCTCGACCTGCCGTACATGATGTCCGATGACCGGATTGCAGAACATGTTCTGTCCGGTGACTTCACCCGCACCATGCGCAACATGGCGCTGGAAGACAGTGACAACATGATCCGCCTGATGACCATCGGCAACACCGGCGGCTGGCGGAACTTCGCCAACACAAAGCGGCGTATTGCGGCACCTTCTGACATGGAAGGCCTGAAAATCCGTACTGTCGTTGCCGATCTGCCGCAGGTTCTTGTCAAAGCGCTTGGCGCGTCTCCGACCCCGATCCCGTGGCCGGAGCTGTTCACCTCCTTCCAGACTGGCGTGGTTGAAGGCTCAAAGAACGGCATCACCGACATCATGGGCATGAAGTTCCCGGATGCCGGCCTGCAATACGTCACCCTCGACGGACATGCCTACATGGGCGCTCTGTGGTGGATGAACAATGAGAAGTTCCTCTCCATGCCGGAGGACATGCGCCGGGTGGTTGTTGATGGTTTCTATGCCCTGCAACAGGCAACCTTTGCATCTCCGAAGCGCAAGTCGATCCAGGCCTATGAAGACTTTGTTGCCGGCGGTGGTGATCTTTATGTTCCAACCCCGGCCGAAAAGGCAGCCTTCAAAGAAGCTGCAAGCCCGGTCTTCGATTGGTTCAAGGAAAACGTTGACCGCGGCGGCGAAATCTTCGGCGCGCTGGAAGAAGCCGTGGCAGCTGCCGAGGCAGACGTTAACGGCGCGCGCGACGCAGACCTGAACTAA
- a CDS encoding ORF6N domain-containing protein, translated as MAASSPELTKLEPPQIFETRDQAVVLDEDLARLFGLSTSKFNQRVKAHLERFEGGFAFQLTESEAEILIYQSGTSSGHGGRRKLPWVFTEHGAAMAATIIRTPEAVEATRFIIKTFVAARKAGVSPEPNAKAVTAKTGMLPAPADERPGLLVKLDGALGRVLDAIADPTADTTVRDEARAIALEGLNAVKSHLRKQGVQNEKTLAEIQKLLKEAEAIDAEVTAKHIENDHRRLAYLAKQLRIVIEVQRYMDSGSVDGLLAVLKDLGG; from the coding sequence ATGGCTGCCTCATCTCCGGAACTGACCAAGCTCGAACCGCCACAAATCTTTGAAACCCGGGACCAGGCCGTCGTTCTGGATGAGGATTTGGCAAGGCTTTTTGGACTGTCGACCTCGAAATTCAACCAGCGTGTCAAGGCACATCTGGAGCGGTTTGAGGGCGGATTCGCGTTTCAACTCACTGAAAGTGAAGCAGAAATTTTGATATACCAATCTGGTACATCAAGTGGACATGGTGGACGCCGGAAACTTCCATGGGTTTTCACCGAACACGGTGCCGCCATGGCGGCAACCATTATCCGGACTCCGGAGGCAGTGGAGGCGACCCGGTTCATCATCAAGACATTCGTTGCAGCACGCAAGGCTGGTGTCAGTCCAGAGCCAAACGCAAAGGCAGTGACCGCCAAAACGGGTATGCTTCCTGCCCCGGCTGATGAACGGCCCGGTCTCCTGGTTAAACTCGACGGCGCCCTTGGCCGGGTTCTCGATGCAATTGCCGATCCGACCGCCGACACCACTGTCCGGGATGAGGCACGGGCCATTGCCCTAGAGGGCCTCAACGCTGTGAAATCGCATTTGCGCAAGCAAGGCGTCCAAAACGAAAAAACCTTGGCGGAAATCCAGAAACTCTTGAAGGAAGCCGAAGCGATCGATGCCGAGGTGACCGCCAAACATATCGAAAATGACCACAGGCGCTTGGCATATCTGGCCAAACAGCTCAGGATCGTGATCGAGGTGCAGCGCTACATGGACAGCGGCAGTGTCGACGGTCTTTTGGCCGTTCTGAAAGACCTGGGAGGATAG